Proteins from a single region of Amblyomma americanum isolate KBUSLIRL-KWMA chromosome 10, ASM5285725v1, whole genome shotgun sequence:
- the LOC144106994 gene encoding lupus La protein homolog yields the protein MTNAGAENAPADVSALDAKIIKQVEYYFGDFNLPRDKFLQGKVKEDDGWVTIQTLLTFNRLKSLTTEENVVAEALKKSANQLLEVSSDGKKIRRSPAKPLPDGDKERQKLDEVTVYAKGFPPTTTIDELLEFFGQFGQCINVFMRRFPGNRKFKGSVFATFTTKEEAEGFVAKEELKFNELELKRSMKVDYVARKKEERQARLEEKAKKKAGNQGGGGDAAEEAEAEDVVLGCLLRVTGLGNKTTRETLKQAVEPYAALAFVDYSRGNPDAILRFVEEGSAQAVLAKLGAQGEGLKVDDCDVTATALEGDEELEYWKKLAAAKRDRKNRFKRGQRGNRGNQERGRGHGGKQGGKKGDRDGHNKGQKRPAEEGDTAGGDSAATDEVKRPKTENSSEAAE from the coding sequence ATGACAAACGCGGGTGCCGAGAACGCGCCGGCCGACGTGTCTGCGCTGGACGCCAAAATCATAAAGCAAGTCGAGTACTACTTCGGCGACTTCAACTTGCCTCGGGACAAGTTCCTGCAGGGTAAGGTCAAAGAGGATGACGGCTGGGTAACTATCCAGACCCTGCtgactttcaacaggctcaagaGTCTTACCACGGAGGAAAACGTGGTCGCCGAGGCACTGAAGAAGTCTGCCAACCAACTGCTGGAGGTCAGCTCCGACGGAAAGAAAATACGCCGCAGTCCCGCGAAGCCGTTGCCTGATGGCGACAAAGAGCGTCAGAAGTTGGACGAGGTAACAGTGTACGCAAAGGGCTTTCCTCCCACCACCACTATCGACGAGCTGCTCGAATTCTTCGGACAGTTCGGACAGTGCATAAACGTGTTCATGAGGCGCTTTCCCGGCAACCGAAAGTTCAAGGGTTCTGTGTTCGCGACATTCACCACCAAGGAAGAAGCCGAGGGTTTCGTCGCCAAGGAGGAGCTCAAGTTCAACGAGCTAGAGCTGAAGCGCTCGATGAAGGTGGACTACGTggccaggaagaaagaagaacGTCAGGCAAGACTGGAAGAGAAAGCCAAGAAGAAGGCTGGAAACCAGGGAGGCGGCGGCGACGCTGCCGAAGAAGCGGAAGCGGAGGACGTGGTACTCGGCTGCCTTCTGCGAGTGACGGGACTGGGTAACAAGACGACCCGCGAGACCCTCAAGCAAGCTGTGGAACCGTACGCGGCGTTGGCGTTCGTCGATTACTCGCGGGGCAATCCGGACGCCATTCTGCGCTTTGTGGAGGAAGGCTCCGCGCAGGCCGTCCTGGCCAAGCTCGGGGCGCAGGGCGAAGGCTTGAAGGTGGACGATTGTGACGTCACTGCAACGGCGCTGGAAGGGGACGAAGAGTTGGAGTACTGGAAGAAGTTGGCGGCGGCCAAGCGAGACAGAAAGAATCGCTTCAAGCGGGGACAACGAGGGAACAGGGGTAATCAGGAGAGGGGTCGGGGCCATGGGGGCAAGCAGGGCGGCAAGAAAGGGGATCGGGATGGGCACAACAAAGGACAGAAGCGCCCAGCAGAGGAGGGTGACACTGCCGGCGGCGACAGTGCAGCTACTGACGAGGTCAAGAGGCCGAAGACTGAGAACAGTAGTGAAGCTGCTGAATGA
- the LOC144108753 gene encoding coiled-coil domain-containing protein 25, with protein sequence MVIYFKSTVVSPPAVIFMGVDKFENEDLIKWGWPEDVWFHVDKVSSAHVYLRLQPNQTLDDVPSSVLEDCAQLVKANSIQGNKMNNLDVVYTMWANLKKTQGMEVGQVGFHKQKEVRMIRVEKRINEIVNRLMKTREERQPDLRAEREERDQKEREDKKQILREQKEREKQEQKEKEEQAKLKSYDTLMKGENMKSNKEDGYDSDDFM encoded by the exons ATGGTGATCTATTTCAAAAGCACGG TGGTTTCGCCGCCGGCTGTCATCTTCATGGGAGTGGACAAATTCGAAA ACGAAGATCTCATAAAGTGGGGATGGCCCGAAGACGTCTGGTTCCACGTGGATAAAGTGTCTTCGGCGCATGTGTACCTTCGCTTGCAACCG AATCAGACGCTGGATGATGTGCCATCTAGTGTACTCGAGGACTGTGCACAGCTCGTCAAGGCAAACAGCATTCAAG GTAACAAAATGAACAACCTGGATGTCGTCTATACCATGTGGGCGAATTTGAAGAAGACGCAGGGAATGGAGGTTGGCCAGGTTGGCTTCCACAAACAGAAGGAG GTGCGGATGATCAGGGTGGAGAAACGCATCAACGAGATTGTGAACCGGCTCATGAAGACCAGGGAGGAGCGGCAGCCAGATCTGCGGGCCGAGCGGGAGGAGCGAGACCAGAAGGAGCGCGAGGACAAGAAGCAGATCCTGCGTGAGCAGAAAGAGCGTGAGAAGCAGGAGCAGAAGGAGAAGGAGGAACAGGCCAAGCTCAA gAGCTACGACACACTGATGAAAGGAGAGAACATGAAGTCGAACAAG GAGGACGGCTATGACTCGGATGACTTCATGTGA
- the eco gene encoding establishment of cohesion, with translation MSSEGVRPRGFYPSTKYLSPLERKRLRAIGKDPTPAPAEDKNARTPSKGAFKVAAGRQAGAKKEVAQKKRKRNASSPSNKLTEVRPKTKPAPSKAAPLPEAKSWVIPLSEKDSTLCTASSVEPELEPPAKKARKFFSSGLRASVHSASKAMPATVVSWNGKFKLEFKPAVTTKKEPKAAIKRELAMTMPLKAQAGSAPTQSSKFSLPEQDVCDVPEEESTKDKQAEVGKENNHTSTKSCEKWEVWMEKGSETQASAACKARGRSPANDIKEDSTRFEKENLPTAVVTGRKQFSSKPKRVEPELVESVITVSSRDSSACTSTLHEVLDEDHHLPLKALCTNVLCSGDGEKEAAEQSATPPPSRSGSPRSKTPYPIFSTPTSDHAKRELCKIPMSPIEVPKKKFLAASLDPNQLIIDAGQKKFGHTTCSTCGMVYTLGDAEDEKLHTKHHNSFLAVVKFPGWKNQREVGIYLDGKVIMVSPNDPKCMLNKMNEIRQMVDRELGIVEDESATHGPQMYFVFVSYDKRVLGFLSAQEIKEGYRVIPDDSGRMKNSFCCEREPVKAVCGISRIWTAPCYRRKRVASRLLDRLRLNFSFGCPIDLREIAFSDPTLMGRELAAAYTQNDRFLVYHQ, from the exons ATGTCTTCCGAAGGCGTGAGGCCGAGAGGTTTCTACCCGTCCACCAAATACCTAAGCCCTCTCGAGCGAAAACGCTTGCGAGCCATCGGAAAAGATCCGACGCCAGCGCCGGCCGAGGATAAAAACGCTCGGACACCAAGCAAAGGCGCTTTTAAAGTTGCGGCGGGACGCCAGGCCGGCGCCAAGAAAGAGGTCGCTCAGAAGAAGCGAAAGCGGAATGCCTCCAGCCCGTCAAATAAGCTCACCGAAGTACGGCCCAAAACGAAACCGGCCCCGTCCAAGGCGGCACCGCTTCCAGAGGCAAAGTCCTGGGTCATCCCGCTGTCGGAGAAAGATTCGACCTTGTGCACAGCGTCCTCCGTAGAGCCAGAATTGGAGCCTCCAGCTAAGAAAGCTCGCAAGTTCTTCTCATCTGGGCTACGAGCTTCTGTGCACAGCGCCAGCAAAGCGATGCCCGCCACGGTTGTCTCATGGAATGGCAAATTCAAACTTGAGTTCAAGCCAGCGGTCACAACCAAGAAGGAACCAAAAGCTGCTATTAAAAGGGAGCTGGCAATGACTATGCCGCTCAAGGCACAGGCAGGAAGTGCACCCACTCAAAGCTCCAAGTTCTCTTTGCCTGAGCAGGATGTTTGCGATGTACCAGAAGAGGAATCCACGAAGGACAAGCAGGCTGAAGTCGGAAAGGAAAACAACCACACATCGACTAAATCCTGTGAAAAGTGGGAAGTCTGGATGGAGAAAGGGTCTGAGACTCAGGCTTCAGCAGCGTGCAAAGCGCGTGGTAGATCGCCTGCCAATGATATAAAAGAAGACAGCACTCGCTTTGAAAAGGAAAACTTGCCAACTGCTGTCGTCACAGGTCGGAAGCAGTTTTCCTCGAAACCCAAGAGGGTGGAACCAGAACTGGTAGAGTCAGTGATAACCGTATCCTCCCGTGACAGCAGTGCTTGTACCTCTACATTGCACGAGGTACTTGATGAGGACCATCACCTCCCACTGAAAGCTTTATGCACTAACGTACTGTGCAGCGGAGAcggggaaaaggaggctgcagAGCAATCTGCCACTCCACCTCCAAGCAGGTCTGGCAGCCCTCGCAGCAAGACTCCTTATCCAATATTTTCGACGCCTACATCTGACCACGCGAAGAGGGAACTGTGCAAGATACCGATGTCGCCCATCGAGGTGCCAAAAAAGAAGTTTTTGGCGGCATCTTTGGACCCTAATCAACTAATTATTGATGCTGGACAGAAGAAGTTTGGACACACAACATGTTCCACCTGTGGCATGGTGTATACTCTTGGAGACGCTGAGGATGAGAAGTTGCACACAAAGCATCATAATTCATTCCTGGCTGTTGTCAAGTTTCCG GGTTGGAAGAACCAGCGTGAAGTCGGCATCTACCTAGATGGCAAAGTGATCATGGTGTCGCCCAACGATCCAAAGTGCATGCTGAACAAGATGAACGAAATCCGACAGATGGTGGACAG GGAGCTGGGCATTGTGGAGGATGAGTCAGCTACGCATGGCCCTCAGATGTACTTTGTCTTTGTGTCATATGACAAGAGAGTGCTTGGATTTCtttctgctcaagaaatcaaggaG GGCTACAGGGTGATTCCCGACGATAGTGGCCGCATGAAGAACAGCTTCTGCTGCGAGCGCGAGCCAGTGAAGGCCGTCTGTGGAATCAGCCGGATCTGGACGGCACCATGCTACAGGCGCAAAAGGGTTGCATCACGACTCTTGGACCGCCTTAG ACTGAACTTCTCCTTTGGCTGTCCGATCGACCTGCGCGAGATAGCATTCTCGGATCCAACCTTGATGGGCCGTGAGCTCGCCGCAGCATACACACAGAATGACCGCTTTCTTGTGTACCACCAGTGA